The Algoriphagus sanaruensis genome window below encodes:
- the ilvC gene encoding ketol-acid reductoisomerase has protein sequence MKLKFGNVEENVVTREEFPLEKAREVLKDEVIAVIGYGVQGPGQALNLKDNGFNVIVGQRSGSKTWDKAIADGWVPGETLFEIEEACEKGTILQFLLSDAGQIALWPTVKKHLTPGKALYFSHGFGVTYKEKTGIIPPADVDVILVAPKGSGTSLRRMFVEGRGLNSSYAIYQDATGKAKDRVVALGIGVGSGYLFETDFYREVTSDLTGERGTLMGAIQGIFAAQYEVLRANGHTPSEAFNETVEELTQSLMPLVAENGMDWMYANCSTTAQRGALDWWKPFRDATKPVFEALYNSVKTGQEAQKSIDSNSKADYREKLEAELKELRESEMWQAGAVVRQLRPENN, from the coding sequence ATGAAATTGAAATTCGGAAACGTTGAAGAAAACGTAGTTACCAGGGAAGAATTTCCTTTGGAAAAAGCTAGAGAAGTACTTAAGGACGAAGTAATCGCAGTAATCGGTTATGGTGTACAAGGTCCTGGTCAAGCACTCAATCTGAAAGACAACGGCTTCAACGTAATCGTAGGACAAAGAAGCGGTTCTAAGACTTGGGACAAGGCCATTGCAGATGGATGGGTACCGGGTGAAACACTATTTGAAATTGAAGAGGCTTGTGAAAAAGGAACCATCCTTCAATTCTTACTTTCTGATGCAGGACAGATTGCTCTTTGGCCAACAGTTAAGAAGCATTTGACTCCTGGCAAAGCATTGTATTTCTCTCACGGTTTCGGTGTGACATACAAGGAGAAAACAGGTATCATTCCTCCTGCTGATGTGGATGTCATCTTAGTGGCTCCAAAAGGATCAGGTACATCTTTGAGAAGAATGTTTGTAGAAGGAAGAGGCTTGAACTCATCCTATGCCATCTATCAGGATGCAACTGGTAAAGCTAAAGACCGCGTGGTAGCATTGGGAATTGGAGTAGGATCAGGTTATTTGTTTGAAACAGATTTCTACAGAGAAGTTACTTCTGACTTAACTGGTGAAAGAGGAACTTTGATGGGCGCTATCCAAGGGATTTTTGCCGCTCAGTATGAAGTATTGAGAGCTAACGGTCACACTCCTTCTGAAGCATTCAATGAAACAGTAGAAGAATTGACTCAGTCATTGATGCCGTTGGTTGCTGAAAACGGAATGGACTGGATGTATGCCAACTGTTCAACTACCGCACAAAGAGGTGCATTGGATTGGTGGAAGCCTTTTCGTGATGCAACTAAGCCTGTTTTCGAAGCACTTTACAACTCTGTAAAAACTGGTCAAGAAGCACAGAAATCCATCGACTCTAACTCAAAAGCAGACTACAGAGAAAAGCTTGAGGCTGAATTGAAGGAATTGCGTGAGTCTGAAATGTGGCAAGCAGGAGCTGTCGTCCGTCAGTTGAGACCAGAAAATAATTAA
- the ilvN gene encoding acetolactate synthase small subunit gives MKRYTIFVITENFIGILNRITIIFTRRGINIDALTASESRIPGIHRITIEVTVNEDTVIQLVHQIEKIIDVIKAFYHEDEGVVYQEIALYKIPVSRLDGGLEKIIRQHNAKIIAAEPDFVVLELTGHKEQTQELLEILKGYGLLEFARSGRVAVAKRMLTIESFIK, from the coding sequence ATGAAAAGATATACAATTTTCGTCATCACGGAGAATTTCATTGGAATTCTCAATCGCATCACGATCATTTTTACCCGAAGAGGGATCAATATCGATGCACTTACCGCTTCAGAAAGCCGTATTCCGGGAATTCACCGAATTACCATTGAAGTCACGGTAAATGAAGACACGGTGATTCAGCTTGTTCATCAAATCGAAAAAATCATCGATGTGATCAAAGCCTTTTATCATGAAGATGAAGGAGTGGTCTATCAGGAAATCGCACTTTATAAGATACCAGTTTCTCGTTTGGATGGTGGTTTGGAAAAAATCATCCGTCAACACAATGCTAAAATAATTGCCGCAGAGCCAGATTTTGTGGTGCTAGAGCTTACTGGGCATAAAGAACAAACTCAAGAACTACTCGAAATCCTGAAAGGATATGGCTTGCTTGAATTCGCAAGATCCGGCCGAGTGGCAGTTGCCAAGCGTATGCTGACCATTGAGTCATTTATCAAATAA
- the ilvB gene encoding biosynthetic-type acetolactate synthase large subunit → MMRGADIVVRSLIAEQAELIFGYPGGAIMPVYDALYDYHDQIKHVLTRHEQGAIHAAQGYARVSGKVGVCLATSGPGATNLITGLADAQIDSTPLVCITGQVAAHLLGTDAFQETDVVGISMPGTKWNIQVRRVEDIAPAIAKGFYIARSGRPGPVLIDITKNAQVDFGEFNYVPCLGFRSYKTHHPVDLSSIKQAADLINQAERPYLLFGQGVVLGKAESELKFFLDKSGIPAASTLLGSGALSEDHPNFVGKLGMHGNYAPNLLTNQCDVLIAVGMRFDDRVTGDLKRYAKQAKIIHLELDPSEINKNVKTTVAVQGDCRESLSMLTEAIQSKKHDAWMGRFRELEQLEKTSVVQHDLTPTKQGLTMGEVIHQINQYKADDAVLVTDVGQHQMIAWRYFHYKKPRTQVTSGGLGTMGFALPAALGAQMYDYSRQVICVVGDGGIQMTIQELGTIMQTKAPVKIVLLNNNYLGMVRQWQQLFFDKRYSFTELDNPDFIKIAEAYGIKSQKVNERQDLQEAIEDMLIHDGPYFLEVVVEKEDNVFPMIATGCSVEEVRLS, encoded by the coding sequence ATGATGAGAGGAGCCGACATTGTCGTGCGCTCGCTGATCGCCGAACAAGCAGAGCTGATCTTCGGGTACCCCGGAGGTGCAATTATGCCGGTTTATGATGCTTTGTACGACTATCATGATCAAATCAAACATGTGCTCACCCGACACGAACAAGGTGCAATACATGCTGCTCAGGGATATGCTCGAGTCTCGGGAAAAGTCGGGGTTTGTCTTGCAACTTCTGGTCCAGGCGCTACCAATTTGATTACTGGCCTCGCTGATGCCCAGATTGACAGTACGCCTTTAGTGTGCATCACCGGTCAAGTGGCTGCTCACCTTTTAGGTACCGATGCATTTCAGGAAACTGATGTGGTGGGTATTTCCATGCCTGGAACCAAATGGAATATTCAAGTTCGTCGGGTGGAGGATATAGCTCCTGCCATTGCTAAAGGATTTTACATTGCACGATCCGGACGTCCAGGTCCTGTATTGATTGATATCACCAAAAACGCGCAGGTGGATTTTGGCGAATTCAATTATGTCCCTTGCCTTGGTTTCAGATCCTATAAAACACACCATCCTGTTGACCTTTCTTCCATAAAGCAGGCTGCAGATTTAATCAATCAGGCTGAAAGACCTTATTTGCTTTTTGGTCAAGGCGTGGTTTTGGGCAAAGCTGAATCAGAATTGAAGTTTTTCTTGGATAAATCCGGAATTCCGGCTGCATCTACTCTTTTAGGTTCTGGAGCACTTTCAGAGGATCATCCTAATTTCGTTGGAAAGCTAGGGATGCATGGGAATTATGCACCTAACCTTTTGACCAATCAGTGCGACGTATTGATTGCTGTAGGAATGCGCTTTGATGACCGGGTAACTGGCGACTTGAAGCGATATGCCAAGCAGGCTAAAATCATCCACCTAGAACTCGATCCCTCCGAGATAAATAAAAATGTAAAAACGACTGTGGCGGTCCAGGGGGATTGTAGGGAATCTTTGTCCATGTTGACAGAGGCCATTCAGTCTAAAAAGCATGATGCCTGGATGGGAAGATTTAGAGAACTGGAGCAGTTGGAAAAAACTTCTGTAGTTCAACATGATCTAACTCCTACCAAGCAAGGCTTAACCATGGGAGAGGTAATTCATCAGATCAATCAATACAAAGCAGATGATGCAGTTTTGGTGACTGACGTAGGTCAGCATCAAATGATCGCTTGGAGATATTTTCATTACAAAAAGCCTAGAACTCAGGTGACTTCCGGAGGTTTGGGGACCATGGGATTCGCTTTGCCAGCTGCACTGGGAGCTCAGATGTACGATTATTCCCGACAGGTGATTTGCGTGGTAGGAGATGGAGGAATCCAAATGACTATTCAAGAGCTAGGAACTATAATGCAGACCAAAGCTCCCGTGAAAATTGTCCTTCTCAATAATAATTACTTGGGCATGGTGAGACAATGGCAGCAATTGTTTTTTGACAAGCGCTATTCATTTACCGAATTAGATAATCCCGACTTTATCAAAATTGCTGAAGCATACGGGATTAAATCCCAAAAAGTAAACGAACGCCAAGATCTTCAGGAAGCAATCGAAGATATGTTGATCCATGATGGGCCTTATTTCCTAGAAGTAGTCGTAGAGAAAGAAGACAATGTATTCCCTATGATTGCGACAGGCTGTTCGGTAGAAGAGGTTAGACTTTCCTAA
- the ilvD gene encoding dihydroxy-acid dehydratase — protein MTQNNLKKYSWEISDNDEHPAGKAMLYATGLSDKKMKQPFVGIASCGYESNPCNMHLNDFAGLIKASSQEYDLTGLVFNTIGISDGTSMGTLGMRYSLVSRDIIADSIESFILGHSFDGCVAVAGCDKNMPGAVMGMLRINRPSIMVYGGTIASGHYKGEKLNIVSAFEAFGKKIQGAITEEDYDGVIRNACPGKGACGGMYTANTMSSAIEAMGMSLPYSSSNPANSAEKLKECQDVNHFMRILLEKDIKPKDIVTRKSIENAVTVAIALGGSTNAVLHILAIARTAGVEFTLEDFKAINAKTPLIGDFKPSGKFMMEDLFEQGGLPAFMKYMLNNGFLHGDCLTVTGKTVAENLANIDPIVPSVVNVIHPLETPIKKSGHLCILKGNLAPEGAVSKITGKEGTAFTGPAVVFDSELEANDAIRDHKVKAGDVVVIRNVGPKGAPGMPEMLKPTSMIIGAGLGSDVALITDGRFSGGTHGFVVGHVTPEAWCGGPIGLLKDGDIITIDADNFNLSVNVSEEEFAERKKSWSPKPIEGLQGTLKKYNKLVATASEGCVTDKF, from the coding sequence ATGACCCAGAACAATCTTAAAAAGTACAGTTGGGAAATCAGTGACAATGATGAGCATCCAGCAGGCAAGGCCATGTTGTATGCCACTGGCTTGTCCGATAAGAAAATGAAACAACCCTTTGTAGGGATAGCAAGCTGCGGCTATGAAAGCAATCCCTGCAATATGCACCTCAATGACTTTGCCGGTCTGATCAAAGCTTCCTCACAGGAATATGATCTGACCGGTTTGGTTTTTAATACCATTGGGATTTCGGATGGTACTTCTATGGGAACACTTGGGATGAGATACTCTTTGGTTTCCAGAGATATCATTGCTGATTCCATAGAGTCTTTTATCCTTGGTCATTCTTTTGATGGCTGTGTGGCTGTAGCAGGCTGTGATAAAAATATGCCTGGCGCGGTAATGGGTATGCTTCGGATTAACAGGCCATCCATTATGGTTTATGGAGGCACGATTGCTTCTGGTCATTATAAAGGAGAAAAGCTCAATATCGTTTCTGCTTTTGAAGCTTTTGGAAAGAAGATTCAAGGAGCAATTACCGAAGAGGATTATGATGGAGTAATTCGCAATGCTTGTCCTGGAAAAGGTGCTTGTGGTGGCATGTACACGGCAAATACCATGTCTTCAGCCATTGAAGCGATGGGGATGTCTCTCCCTTATTCTTCCTCAAATCCAGCAAACTCCGCTGAAAAGTTGAAAGAATGTCAGGATGTCAATCACTTCATGCGAATCCTGTTAGAAAAAGATATTAAGCCAAAAGACATCGTTACTCGTAAAAGCATCGAAAATGCAGTTACCGTCGCGATTGCTTTGGGCGGAAGTACCAATGCGGTCTTGCACATCTTGGCGATTGCTCGTACCGCAGGTGTTGAATTTACCCTTGAAGATTTCAAAGCAATCAATGCGAAAACGCCTTTGATTGGAGACTTCAAACCTTCCGGGAAGTTTATGATGGAGGATCTTTTTGAACAAGGAGGTTTGCCAGCATTTATGAAATACATGTTGAACAATGGTTTCCTTCATGGAGATTGTTTGACAGTAACCGGAAAGACCGTCGCCGAAAATCTAGCGAATATTGATCCGATTGTTCCATCTGTGGTCAATGTGATTCATCCTTTGGAAACTCCAATTAAGAAGTCTGGTCACCTTTGTATCCTGAAAGGAAATCTTGCTCCTGAAGGAGCGGTGTCAAAAATTACCGGAAAAGAAGGGACCGCATTCACAGGGCCTGCAGTAGTTTTTGATTCAGAATTGGAAGCAAATGATGCGATCCGAGACCACAAAGTTAAAGCAGGTGATGTCGTTGTCATTCGAAACGTAGGACCAAAAGGTGCTCCAGGAATGCCGGAAATGCTAAAGCCAACCTCGATGATTATCGGTGCAGGTTTGGGCTCAGATGTCGCACTCATTACAGATGGTAGATTCTCTGGAGGTACCCACGGATTTGTCGTAGGACATGTGACACCAGAAGCTTGGTGTGGTGGGCCGATTGGTCTGCTAAAGGATGGAGATATCATCACCATCGATGCCGATAATTTTAATCTTTCTGTCAATGTCTCTGAGGAGGAATTTGCTGAAAGGAAAAAATCATGGTCTCCCAAGCCCATTGAAGGGCTTCAGGGAACACTCAAAAAATACAACAAACTAGTCGCTACCGCATCCGAAGGCTGCGTAACCGATAAATTTTAA
- the ispE gene encoding 4-(cytidine 5'-diphospho)-2-C-methyl-D-erythritol kinase, translated as MIVFPNAKINLGLHITSKRKDGYHEIETCMVPIPLFDALEMILDKKENFQSTGLEIPGSSKDNLILKAQTLLRKDFGNLPPVSIHLHKHIPMGAGLGGGSADGAFALKLLNNLYDLHLDDFFLEEYAAQLGSDCPFFIENTPKIARGRGEILESIDLSLKGSFIVLINPGIHVGTKEAYAGVTPAAPKIKLEEVLADRSRWKAELVNDFEASIFKNHPEIAAIKEKMYQGGAFYAAMSGSGSSVFGLFDHQPEGISWDEQYFVFSSEL; from the coding sequence ATGATTGTCTTCCCAAACGCCAAAATAAATCTAGGACTTCATATTACTTCCAAGCGGAAAGACGGATACCATGAAATTGAAACATGCATGGTCCCAATTCCCCTTTTTGATGCATTGGAGATGATTTTGGATAAGAAGGAGAACTTCCAGTCTACCGGACTGGAAATTCCAGGAAGTTCGAAAGACAATCTGATCTTAAAAGCACAAACCCTCCTCCGCAAAGACTTTGGCAACTTGCCTCCCGTGTCTATTCACCTCCACAAGCATATTCCGATGGGAGCAGGATTGGGGGGCGGATCTGCTGATGGAGCTTTTGCCTTAAAGCTTTTGAATAACCTTTATGACCTTCATTTAGATGATTTTTTTCTAGAAGAATATGCCGCTCAACTAGGGAGTGATTGCCCTTTTTTCATTGAAAACACACCCAAAATAGCACGGGGAAGAGGCGAAATTCTGGAAAGCATAGATCTTTCTTTAAAAGGATCATTTATCGTTTTAATCAACCCCGGAATTCATGTGGGCACTAAAGAAGCCTACGCCGGCGTAACTCCAGCTGCACCTAAAATCAAATTGGAGGAGGTACTGGCGGATCGAAGCAGATGGAAAGCAGAATTAGTCAATGATTTCGAAGCAAGCATTTTTAAAAACCATCCAGAAATAGCTGCCATTAAGGAAAAAATGTATCAAGGCGGCGCTTTTTACGCTGCCATGTCCGGTTCAGGATCTAGTGTCTTTGGACTATTTGATCACCAACCAGAAGGCATAAGTTGGGATGAACAATACTTTGTGTTTAGCAGCGAACTTTAA
- a CDS encoding DMT family transporter, translated as MSSHSFKDYLLLHFIVMIWGFTAILGLLISLPSLELVFYRTLIATFGVLVVMLVRKKSISVPLPELLKIAGVGVLISLHWIFFFWSARVSTASVCLAGMATTSLWTAFVEPMVNRTKVKWYEVALGLLVISGLLVIFQFESGYWLGLAMALVSAFLGALFSVLNGRLTMRHTPYQITLFEMGAACLFALLFMPIYAKFLTEGNPIQWAWKDLDWLWLLLLGGVCTVYAFSVSVDLMKRLPVFSINLTINLEPVYGILLAVLIFGEKEKMTPQFYLGTLIILVSVLIYPILNYWNKRRKSLPTIN; from the coding sequence ATGTCATCCCATTCATTTAAGGATTACCTCTTACTCCATTTTATTGTGATGATTTGGGGGTTTACTGCAATTTTAGGCTTGTTGATCAGTTTGCCATCGTTGGAATTGGTGTTTTACCGGACTTTGATCGCAACTTTTGGAGTTTTGGTAGTGATGCTGGTTCGGAAAAAATCAATTTCCGTTCCTTTACCCGAACTGCTTAAAATTGCCGGAGTAGGTGTGTTAATCTCTTTGCATTGGATTTTCTTTTTTTGGTCAGCTCGAGTTTCCACTGCATCGGTTTGTTTGGCGGGTATGGCGACGACCTCACTATGGACGGCTTTTGTAGAGCCAATGGTCAATCGGACCAAGGTGAAATGGTATGAGGTGGCCTTGGGCTTGTTAGTGATTTCAGGATTATTGGTGATTTTCCAGTTTGAGTCAGGTTATTGGCTTGGCTTAGCCATGGCCTTAGTATCCGCTTTTTTAGGAGCATTATTCTCCGTGCTTAATGGACGATTAACCATGAGGCACACTCCTTATCAAATTACTTTATTTGAAATGGGAGCAGCATGTCTTTTCGCGCTTTTGTTTATGCCCATATATGCCAAATTCCTAACAGAGGGCAATCCTATTCAATGGGCCTGGAAAGACTTGGATTGGCTTTGGTTACTCCTTTTGGGAGGAGTTTGTACCGTTTATGCCTTTTCAGTTTCTGTTGATTTAATGAAAAGACTTCCTGTTTTTTCCATCAATTTGACGATAAACCTAGAACCGGTATATGGGATTCTTTTAGCAGTTCTGATTTTTGGAGAAAAGGAAAAAATGACCCCCCAATTTTATTTAGGTACTTTAATTATTCTGGTTTCAGTTTTAATTTATCCAATACTGAATTATTGGAATAAGCGCAGGAAATCCCTTCCTACAATCAATTGA
- a CDS encoding LptF/LptG family permease, whose product MKILDKLIIKEFLKTYFFVVIMLILVVLVLDFTEKNDKYIQNQVPAWEILQYMGNYGLYLNNLLTPITVFIAVIFITSKMAGRTEIVAILSSGVSFVRMLQPFLFGAAMIGMISFLLNGWVLPVATQKVTEFRMKYLESTAASSEGNHHIKVGPNTYAYISRFYKSGNTGYSFTLEEIKDGQLLSKLHSDRIQWDTAKNVWRLENWKLRELNEVGETYTVGTELDTILSITPADFDLPPNHHETLKLPELSRQIRILEDRGADNVSFYRIERYVRFMSPFAAIILTFIGVIMSSRKTRGGSGFQIAMGFLMAFVYILLFILSRTFAENGSEYPILAVWMPNIIFALTGLILYKTVPR is encoded by the coding sequence ATGAAAATACTCGATAAGCTGATCATTAAGGAGTTTTTGAAAACCTACTTTTTTGTAGTGATCATGCTGATCCTTGTCGTTTTGGTGTTGGACTTCACTGAAAAAAACGATAAATACATCCAAAACCAAGTGCCTGCTTGGGAGATCTTGCAGTACATGGGCAACTATGGATTGTATCTCAATAATCTTCTGACGCCGATTACAGTATTTATTGCGGTTATTTTCATCACTTCCAAAATGGCAGGAAGGACGGAAATTGTGGCCATATTAAGCTCTGGAGTAAGTTTTGTTAGGATGCTTCAGCCGTTTTTATTTGGGGCAGCTATGATCGGAATGATAAGCTTTTTGTTGAATGGCTGGGTACTCCCGGTGGCCACTCAGAAGGTTACCGAATTTAGGATGAAATACCTGGAGAGTACCGCTGCCTCTTCTGAAGGAAATCACCATATCAAAGTAGGTCCAAATACCTACGCTTACATCAGCCGATTTTACAAAAGTGGGAATACCGGATATTCTTTCACCCTCGAGGAGATTAAAGACGGTCAACTTCTCTCCAAACTTCATTCGGATCGAATCCAATGGGATACGGCAAAGAATGTTTGGCGATTGGAAAACTGGAAACTAAGAGAGTTAAATGAGGTCGGTGAGACCTATACGGTGGGAACCGAACTTGACACTATTCTTTCAATCACTCCCGCTGACTTTGATTTACCTCCCAATCACCATGAAACGTTGAAACTCCCTGAGCTAAGTCGACAAATCCGAATTCTAGAAGATCGAGGGGCGGATAATGTGAGTTTTTATCGAATCGAGCGATACGTGAGGTTTATGTCTCCATTTGCAGCAATTATTTTGACATTCATAGGGGTGATCATGTCCTCCAGAAAGACAAGAGGAGGTTCAGGATTTCAAATTGCCATGGGCTTTTTGATGGCCTTCGTCTATATATTATTGTTTATTTTATCGAGGACCTTTGCTGAAAATGGATCTGAATACCCCATTCTAGCAGTCTGGATGCCGAATATTATTTTTGCTTTGACAGGTCTTATTTTATACAAAACAGTCCCTCGATAA
- the tgt gene encoding tRNA guanosine(34) transglycosylase Tgt produces MKFTLEKTDSQSKARVGLIETDHGTIQTPIFMPVGTAATVKAVHQRELKEDIKAQIILGNTYHLYLRPGLEVLEKAGGLHRFNGWDRPILTDSGGYQVFSLAGTRKIKEEGVTFKSHIDGSKHNFTPENVMDIQRTIGADIIMAFDECTPYPCEYGYARNSMDLTHRWLKRCISRFDSTEGKYGYSQTLFPIVQGSVYKDLRKQSAEFIAEQGREGNAIGGLSVGEPAEMMYEMTELVTDILPTEKPRYLMGVGTPANILECIALGVDMFDCVMPTRNARNGMLFTSEGIINIRNEKWKDDFTSIDPAIGNYASTFYTKAYLRHLTISKEILAAQIASIHNLAFYLWLVNQAREHILAGDFAVWKDQMVKKVSTRL; encoded by the coding sequence ATGAAATTCACTTTAGAAAAAACAGATTCCCAATCTAAGGCTAGAGTTGGCCTGATCGAGACAGATCATGGCACTATTCAAACACCTATTTTTATGCCCGTTGGGACTGCTGCCACCGTTAAGGCCGTGCATCAGCGAGAACTTAAAGAGGATATTAAGGCTCAAATTATTCTTGGGAACACCTATCATCTTTATTTGAGACCAGGGCTAGAAGTCCTTGAAAAGGCAGGTGGGCTTCATCGATTCAACGGATGGGATCGACCAATTTTAACCGATTCGGGAGGGTATCAAGTTTTTTCACTGGCAGGCACTCGCAAGATCAAAGAGGAAGGAGTGACTTTCAAATCTCACATTGATGGGTCCAAGCACAACTTCACTCCCGAAAATGTCATGGATATCCAACGTACGATCGGAGCAGACATTATCATGGCTTTCGATGAGTGCACGCCTTATCCTTGTGAATATGGCTATGCGCGAAATTCGATGGATTTGACCCATCGTTGGTTAAAGCGTTGCATATCCCGATTTGATTCAACTGAAGGAAAATACGGCTACAGCCAAACACTTTTTCCGATCGTGCAGGGATCTGTTTACAAAGATTTACGAAAGCAAAGCGCGGAATTTATCGCGGAACAAGGTCGTGAAGGAAATGCCATTGGTGGACTTTCTGTTGGTGAGCCAGCAGAAATGATGTACGAAATGACCGAATTGGTCACGGACATCTTGCCAACTGAGAAGCCTAGATACTTGATGGGTGTGGGTACACCAGCTAATATTTTGGAATGCATCGCCTTGGGAGTGGATATGTTTGATTGTGTGATGCCGACGAGAAATGCACGTAACGGAATGCTATTTACTTCGGAGGGTATTATCAATATTCGAAATGAAAAATGGAAGGATGATTTTACCTCGATCGATCCAGCCATTGGCAATTATGCAAGTACCTTTTACACCAAAGCATATCTTCGGCATTTGACCATCTCCAAGGAAATATTGGCAGCTCAAATTGCCTCTATTCATAACTTAGCCTTCTACCTTTGGCTTGTGAATCAAGCTCGTGAGCATATCTTGGCAGGTGATTTTGCCGTTTGGAAAGATCAAATGGTAAAAAAAGTAAGTACGAGACTGTAA
- a CDS encoding glycosyltransferase — translation MGLFLLWLIFGIGVSIQAVYLLIIFGRTAWGNFTSSSKNSGNEEGVTVLIAAHNEYKNLKNLIPKLFEQDYPKFDVMIINDRSTDRTKRLLEEMMAIYPKLRSVTVKYTPNHVTSKKFALTLGIKVAKNDVILLTDADCIPNSDQWIRKMTAPVREEGKTFAIGFSGYQKESGMLNRWIQFETILTALFYFSFGLWKAPFMGIGRNLSYRKSFFMDVKAFKGIWHLEGGDDDLFVNQYATGSNTAMVIDPSAMTLSIPKSNWSDYLIQKKRHLHAGKFYRGEDKRKIGIFSLSHALFWLGGFGLLVYFGIIQSWEQFSVVFGIILLRSLLMWRVFASASKKIQGSSNQLNTWINDLIYLGYFWILGTVSYQAKDIKWK, via the coding sequence ATGGGCTTATTTTTACTTTGGCTAATATTCGGAATCGGAGTCTCCATTCAAGCAGTGTATTTACTGATCATTTTTGGCCGAACTGCTTGGGGCAATTTCACATCATCATCCAAAAATTCGGGAAATGAAGAGGGTGTAACTGTACTTATTGCTGCTCACAACGAGTACAAAAACCTAAAAAACCTCATTCCGAAGCTTTTCGAACAAGATTACCCTAAGTTTGATGTGATGATCATCAACGATCGAAGTACGGACCGTACCAAAAGGCTGTTGGAAGAAATGATGGCAATCTATCCCAAGCTGAGGTCAGTGACGGTGAAGTATACGCCAAATCATGTCACTTCGAAAAAATTTGCGCTAACCCTAGGGATTAAAGTGGCCAAAAACGACGTCATTTTATTGACTGATGCAGACTGCATTCCCAATTCAGATCAATGGATTCGGAAAATGACAGCTCCGGTCCGGGAAGAAGGAAAGACATTTGCGATTGGATTTTCGGGATACCAAAAAGAAAGTGGAATGCTAAATCGTTGGATTCAATTCGAAACGATTTTGACAGCATTGTTCTATTTTTCGTTTGGACTATGGAAAGCACCGTTTATGGGAATTGGTAGAAATCTCTCTTACCGAAAAAGCTTCTTTATGGACGTGAAAGCGTTCAAGGGAATCTGGCACTTGGAAGGCGGGGACGATGATTTGTTTGTCAATCAATATGCTACGGGTAGCAATACAGCCATGGTCATTGATCCTTCCGCAATGACCCTCTCCATTCCGAAATCCAATTGGAGTGACTATTTGATCCAAAAGAAAAGACATTTGCACGCAGGGAAATTTTACCGAGGGGAAGACAAACGAAAAATAGGAATATTTTCCCTTTCCCATGCCTTATTTTGGCTGGGAGGTTTCGGACTACTTGTTTATTTCGGAATAATTCAATCCTGGGAACAATTTTCCGTTGTTTTCGGTATTATTCTTTTAAGATCCCTTTTGATGTGGCGTGTATTCGCTTCCGCATCTAAAAAAATCCAAGGATCTTCAAACCAACTTAATACTTGGATCAACGACCTCATCTATCTGGGATATTTCTGGATTTTAGGGACTGTTTCCTATCAGGCAAAAGACATTAAATGGAAATAA
- a CDS encoding RNA polymerase sigma factor codes for MEINERGFSNKALEDFALIDKAVIEKDQSAFATLMKRYKKAVYFMILKMIRDADDAEDLTMEAFAKAFRNLERFKKDYTFSTWLFRIATNNTIDFIRKKKLKTMSLNTSMSDDGGNSVNIDVEDDDNNPQDEFIKSQRIEMVRIFVDKLPAKYRKLVQLRYFDELSYEEIAQELDKPLGTVKAQLHRSRELLYEIASGKEKHI; via the coding sequence ATGGAAATAAACGAACGCGGTTTTTCAAACAAGGCTCTGGAAGATTTCGCCTTAATCGATAAGGCAGTGATCGAAAAAGACCAGTCTGCTTTTGCTACCCTGATGAAGCGGTACAAAAAGGCAGTTTATTTCATGATTTTGAAAATGATCCGTGATGCAGATGATGCGGAGGATCTAACCATGGAGGCCTTTGCCAAAGCATTCCGAAATCTGGAACGATTTAAAAAAGATTACACTTTTTCGACTTGGCTTTTCAGAATTGCCACTAACAATACGATCGACTTTATCCGGAAAAAGAAACTCAAGACTATGAGTCTCAATACCTCGATGTCTGATGACGGAGGAAATTCGGTAAATATCGACGTAGAAGATGATGACAATAATCCTCAGGATGAATTCATCAAATCCCAACGAATCGAAATGGTCCGGATTTTTGTAGACAAACTTCCTGCGAAATATAGAAAGCTGGTTCAGCTTCGCTATTTCGATGAATTGTCCTATGAGGAAATCGCCCAGGAACTGGACAAACCGCTGGGAACAGTGAAAGCTCAGCTTCATCGATCCAGAGAATTACTCTACGAAATCGCCTCCGGTAAAGAAAAACACATCTGA